In Bufo gargarizans isolate SCDJY-AF-19 unplaced genomic scaffold, ASM1485885v1 fragScaff_scaffold_625_pilon, whole genome shotgun sequence, one DNA window encodes the following:
- the LOC122922685 gene encoding uncharacterized protein LOC122922685 isoform X1: protein MTATESMIIKQLQQNSSFVIKEADKADPTTTFKKKLDQLLKRAFDMKIITKRELQFLEPYVLGLKSYIRDSMHLIQQLKQITLPADTLLVTCDVESLYSNIAHDHGIMAVEFFLSCATTGDPAHHTFLGSRQECEDFIKQLNDNQLNITLTSNISELKVDFLDLQIKVNDGRLVTSLFRKHTATNNILHFSSFHPKHLKMGIPGGQFLRLRRNCTEMHDFKMASEDLSMRLHERGYPKKVISRAFENAKGSIREDLFIPRPKPRDGKVRLITKYNNQWSDLYKILNTHWFLLQSDTKLAAYVDAKPKIIARRATNLKDTLVYSHFQRPTTSTGRGTTLKGTLYMLFCAPVRRSMWVRQCKN from the exons CAGACCCCACAACCACCTTCAAAAAGAAATTGGACCAATTGCTAAAAAGGGCCTTTGACATGAAAATAATAACGAAACGGGAACTCCAATTTTTGGAG CCATACGTCCTGGGATTAAAATCCTACATCCGTGACTCTATGCACCTTATCCAACAACTCAAGCAGATTACCTTACCAGCAGACACTCTATTGGTCACATGCGACGTTGAGTCGCTATATTCTAATATTGCTCATGACCATGGAATTATGGCTGTTGAATTTTTCTTGTCTTGTGCCACCACAGGCGACCCAGCCCACCACACTTTCCTG GGCTCAAGACAAGAATGTGAGGATTTCATCAAACAACTGAATGATAATCAACTTAATATAACCTTGACATCCAATATTTCGGAACTAAAGGTTGATTTCTTGGATCTTCAAATCAAGGTAAATGATGGTAGATTGGTAACCTCTCTTTTCCGGAAACATACGGCAACTAATAATATATTGCACTTCTCAAGTTTCCATCCTAAACACCTAAAAATGGGTATACCTGGGGGTCAGTTCCTACGTCTACGACGCAATTGTACGGAAATGCATGATTTTAAGATGGCATCAGAAGATTTATCTATGAGACTTCATGAGAGAGGTTACCCAAAAAAAGTAATATCACGGGCATTTGAGAATGCAAAAGGTTCAATACGTGAGGATCTGTTCATACCTAGACCCAAACCAAGGGATGGCAAAGTACGGTTAATTACCAAATATAACAACCAATGGTCGGACCTCTATAAAATCTTGAACACTCACTGGTTTCTACTCCAATCGGATACTAAATTGGCAGCATATGTTGATGCTAAACCCAAGATTATAGCACGGAGGGCAACCAATTTAAAAGACACATTAGTATACAGTCATTTTCAACGCCCGACAACCTCTACGGGAAGAGGCACTACCCTCAAAG GAACGTTGTATATGCTCTTTTGTGCCCCTGTGAGAAGATCTATGTGGGTCAGACAATGCAAGAATTAA
- the LOC122922685 gene encoding uncharacterized protein LOC122922685 isoform X2, with the protein MTATESMIIKQLQQNSSFVIKEADKDPTTTFKKKLDQLLKRAFDMKIITKRELQFLEPYVLGLKSYIRDSMHLIQQLKQITLPADTLLVTCDVESLYSNIAHDHGIMAVEFFLSCATTGDPAHHTFLGSRQECEDFIKQLNDNQLNITLTSNISELKVDFLDLQIKVNDGRLVTSLFRKHTATNNILHFSSFHPKHLKMGIPGGQFLRLRRNCTEMHDFKMASEDLSMRLHERGYPKKVISRAFENAKGSIREDLFIPRPKPRDGKVRLITKYNNQWSDLYKILNTHWFLLQSDTKLAAYVDAKPKIIARRATNLKDTLVYSHFQRPTTSTGRGTTLKGTLYMLFCAPVRRSMWVRQCKN; encoded by the exons ACCCCACAACCACCTTCAAAAAGAAATTGGACCAATTGCTAAAAAGGGCCTTTGACATGAAAATAATAACGAAACGGGAACTCCAATTTTTGGAG CCATACGTCCTGGGATTAAAATCCTACATCCGTGACTCTATGCACCTTATCCAACAACTCAAGCAGATTACCTTACCAGCAGACACTCTATTGGTCACATGCGACGTTGAGTCGCTATATTCTAATATTGCTCATGACCATGGAATTATGGCTGTTGAATTTTTCTTGTCTTGTGCCACCACAGGCGACCCAGCCCACCACACTTTCCTG GGCTCAAGACAAGAATGTGAGGATTTCATCAAACAACTGAATGATAATCAACTTAATATAACCTTGACATCCAATATTTCGGAACTAAAGGTTGATTTCTTGGATCTTCAAATCAAGGTAAATGATGGTAGATTGGTAACCTCTCTTTTCCGGAAACATACGGCAACTAATAATATATTGCACTTCTCAAGTTTCCATCCTAAACACCTAAAAATGGGTATACCTGGGGGTCAGTTCCTACGTCTACGACGCAATTGTACGGAAATGCATGATTTTAAGATGGCATCAGAAGATTTATCTATGAGACTTCATGAGAGAGGTTACCCAAAAAAAGTAATATCACGGGCATTTGAGAATGCAAAAGGTTCAATACGTGAGGATCTGTTCATACCTAGACCCAAACCAAGGGATGGCAAAGTACGGTTAATTACCAAATATAACAACCAATGGTCGGACCTCTATAAAATCTTGAACACTCACTGGTTTCTACTCCAATCGGATACTAAATTGGCAGCATATGTTGATGCTAAACCCAAGATTATAGCACGGAGGGCAACCAATTTAAAAGACACATTAGTATACAGTCATTTTCAACGCCCGACAACCTCTACGGGAAGAGGCACTACCCTCAAAG GAACGTTGTATATGCTCTTTTGTGCCCCTGTGAGAAGATCTATGTGGGTCAGACAATGCAAGAATTAA